The following are from one region of the Shinella sp. PSBB067 genome:
- a CDS encoding glycerate kinase — protein sequence MPTIADPRAFLEHLFSVAVDAADPEKVLAANLPEKPKGRTVVIGAGKGAAQMARAFERLWDAPLTGVVVTRYGYAVPCERIEVLEAAHPVPDDSGLLASGRLMAAVLGLTEDDLVVALVCGGGSALLPAPAGDLTLADEIAVNRALLASGAPISAMNAVRKQVSRIKGGRLAALAHPARVVSLVVSDIPGDNPALVASGPTIADETTRADALRLIERYRLDLPEAVMRHIEDGTDEPPLPSDPRYARNEVRLVASAAVSLEAAAAAAKEAGIEAVILSDAIEGEASEVGRVHAAIAAEVVRRDRPFHKPVVILSGGETTVTIRGKGKGGRNGEFLLSFACATDGLPGLHALAADTDGIDGSEDNAGAFADGTTVSRLADKGKDAAEFLSRNDSWTAFDALGDLFVPGPTGTNVNDFRAILIQ from the coding sequence ATGCCGACCATCGCCGACCCGCGCGCCTTTCTCGAACATCTCTTTTCCGTCGCGGTCGACGCGGCCGATCCGGAAAAGGTGCTGGCCGCCAACCTGCCGGAAAAGCCGAAGGGCCGCACGGTGGTGATCGGCGCCGGCAAGGGCGCCGCGCAGATGGCCCGCGCCTTCGAGCGCCTGTGGGATGCGCCGCTGACGGGCGTCGTCGTCACGCGCTACGGCTATGCGGTGCCCTGCGAGCGGATCGAGGTGCTGGAAGCGGCCCATCCGGTGCCGGACGACAGCGGGCTTCTCGCCTCCGGCCGGCTGATGGCCGCCGTGCTGGGCCTCACCGAGGACGACCTCGTCGTCGCCCTCGTCTGCGGCGGTGGCTCGGCTTTGCTGCCCGCGCCCGCCGGCGACCTGACGCTTGCCGACGAGATCGCCGTCAATAGGGCGCTGCTCGCCTCCGGCGCGCCGATCAGCGCCATGAACGCCGTGCGCAAGCAGGTCTCGCGCATCAAGGGCGGCCGGCTGGCCGCGCTCGCCCATCCCGCCCGCGTCGTCTCGCTGGTCGTCTCCGACATCCCGGGCGACAATCCCGCCCTCGTCGCCTCCGGCCCGACCATCGCCGACGAGACGACCCGCGCCGATGCCCTACGCCTCATCGAGCGCTACCGCCTCGACCTGCCGGAAGCCGTGATGCGCCATATCGAGGACGGTACGGATGAGCCGCCGCTGCCCTCCGATCCGCGCTATGCCCGCAACGAGGTGAGGCTCGTCGCCTCCGCCGCCGTCTCGCTGGAAGCCGCCGCGGCCGCCGCGAAGGAAGCCGGCATCGAGGCGGTCATCCTCTCCGATGCCATCGAGGGCGAAGCCTCCGAGGTCGGCCGCGTGCATGCCGCCATCGCCGCGGAAGTCGTGCGTCGCGACCGGCCGTTCCACAAACCCGTCGTCATCCTCTCGGGCGGCGAAACCACCGTGACGATCAGGGGTAAGGGCAAGGGCGGCCGCAACGGCGAGTTCCTGCTCTCCTTCGCCTGCGCCACCGACGGCCTTCCGGGCCTTCATGCGCTCGCCGCCGATACGGACGGCATCGACGGCTCGGAGGACAATGCCGGCGCCTTCGCCGACGGCACCACGGTCTCGCGCCTCGCCGACAAGGGCAAGGACGCCGCCGAGTTCCTGTCGCGCAACGACAGCTGGACCGCCTTCGACGCCCTCGGTGACCTCTTCGTGCCCGGCCCGACCGGCACCAACGTCAACGATTTCCGGGCGATCCTGATTCAGTAG
- the dnaJ gene encoding molecular chaperone DnaJ — MAKADFYETLGVSRTADEKELKSAFRKMAMKYHPDKNPGDASAEQKFKDVNEAYEMLKDPQKRAAYDRYGHAAFEHGGMGGGGFGGGGFQGGGFSDIFEDIFGEMMGGGRQRRSSGGRERGGDLRYNMEISLEEAYAGKNAQIRVPTSITCDVCSGSGAKPGTSPKTCATCQGSGRVRAAQGFFSIERTCPTCHGRGQTISDPCTKCHGNGRVTEERSLSVNIPAGIEDGTRIRLSGEGEAGLRGGPAGDLYIFLSVKPHEFFQRDGADLYCTVPISMTTAALGGTFDVATLDGTKSRVSVPEGTQPGKQFRLKGKGMPVLRSSQVGDLYIQIQIETPQKLTKRQRELLKEFEEISSKENNPESSGFFARMKEFFEG, encoded by the coding sequence ATGGCAAAAGCTGATTTTTACGAGACGCTGGGTGTCTCCCGGACCGCCGACGAGAAGGAGCTGAAGAGCGCCTTCCGCAAGATGGCGATGAAGTATCACCCGGACAAGAATCCGGGCGATGCCTCTGCGGAACAGAAGTTCAAGGACGTCAACGAAGCCTACGAGATGCTGAAGGACCCGCAGAAGCGCGCGGCCTACGATCGTTACGGCCACGCGGCCTTCGAGCACGGCGGCATGGGCGGCGGCGGCTTCGGCGGCGGCGGTTTCCAGGGCGGCGGCTTCTCCGACATCTTCGAGGACATCTTCGGCGAGATGATGGGCGGCGGGCGGCAGCGGCGTTCCTCCGGTGGACGCGAGCGCGGCGGCGACCTTCGCTACAACATGGAGATCTCGCTGGAAGAGGCCTATGCCGGCAAGAACGCGCAGATCCGCGTGCCGACATCGATCACCTGCGACGTCTGTTCCGGCTCGGGCGCCAAGCCCGGCACCAGCCCGAAGACCTGCGCCACCTGCCAGGGCTCCGGCCGCGTGCGCGCCGCGCAGGGCTTCTTCTCCATCGAGCGCACCTGCCCGACCTGCCACGGCCGCGGCCAGACGATCAGCGACCCCTGCACAAAGTGCCACGGCAACGGCCGCGTCACGGAAGAGCGCTCGCTGTCGGTCAACATTCCCGCCGGCATCGAGGACGGCACGCGCATCCGCCTTTCCGGTGAGGGCGAAGCCGGCCTTCGCGGCGGGCCCGCGGGCGACCTCTACATCTTCCTGTCGGTGAAGCCGCACGAATTCTTCCAGCGCGACGGCGCGGACCTCTACTGCACCGTGCCGATCTCCATGACGACGGCGGCCCTGGGCGGCACCTTCGACGTGGCGACGCTCGACGGCACGAAGTCGCGCGTCTCGGTGCCCGAGGGCACTCAGCCCGGCAAGCAGTTCCGCCTCAAGGGCAAGGGCATGCCGGTGCTGCGCTCCAGCCAGGTCGGCGATCTCTACATCCAGATCCAGATCGAGACGCCGCAGAAGCTCACCAAGCGCCAGCGCGAGCTGCTGAAAGAGTTCGAGGAGATTTCCTCGAAGGAGAACAACCCGGAATCGTCGGGCTTCTTCGCCCGGATGAAGGAATTCTTCGAAGGCTGA